The Cryptococcus gattii WM276 chromosome F, complete sequence genome segment TCCCCATGACGCCCATACCAACTACATGCTAATCGCGACTATTCAAGTCGTACAAATATCTGAACCCACCATGCTTTTTCATCCAGTCACTATGCAGTACTCAAACACATAGCTGACCTCGTCCCGTAGACCCCTGGTTCTAGCATGTCAGACCTGTACGACGATGACGACGATTTTTTTGATAATCCAGAAACCCTCAACCTCCTCGTCCAAGTCGAAGAACGTGCCCTCCAAGCGTCCCAGGCGCAACCCAAGGCTTCACAGTTGCCCCTAAGGCATAATACCGTGGCAACTGATAACTATAGCAACGGCAAACCAAAGCAGCTGGGAACAAGAAGAACGCTGCCTCAACCTCAGAATGCAACATCGAACACTCGGTCGCAGTGGAAGCCTCCCATCCCGGCAGGCGTTGGCGCAGGCGCAGGTGGAAGCAAAAGTGGGCATGGAGAAGACGAGCCACCACCCATTGATATCGTCATGGACGGTACTGGGCGGTACGACCTGGCCAACCCGGCAGGTTCAGCGGAAGAAGCCGTCGTCACCGATAATCGGCGATCAAAATCCCTTGCTCTAGGGGCCCGCTTAGGGCTGGGGCATGGGCGGTCCGGGTCGACTTCAAGTATAGGGACTGCGCCAAGGGGGAGCCAGGGCCAGGATGGAAGAAGTGCAGCTTCGGACGAACGTAGGCGGGCAATCACCCAAGCGCTCAGTGGAGGAGACGGCGGCAAGGTTCTATCAAGATCGAATTCTACATCCAGCATCACCGCTTCCCGTCCGTCTCATGCTCCAGCGGCACCAGGACAAACCTCTGCTCTACCACCACCACATCGCGGATCACACGCATTCAACCCTACTCGCCAGCTATCCCGCTCTGCCTCTGTTGGCTCGCACGCCGGCTCGCAGGTATTCGGCGGCGGCGTGTCTAATCGGCCATCGCCCCTGCAAGGAAATGTGAGATTACTTCCCATACCTTCAGGTGGAGGATCGCAAGGCAGCCAGAATCAGGGTTACGGTAACAATCAGGCAGAGgagttgaagaaggagagagaaagacGGGTAGCGTTGGAAATGGAGCTTGCGAGGCTTCGAGCGGGTGCTGGTGCGGCCGCCAATCCCATTCCCAGTGCCAGTGTCAGTACTAACGCGAACGCTTCGAATGGGCCAAAAGTCACAGTGGGGCCTGAGGCGGTCCATTTGGAGAAAAAGATTAAAGAGCTGCAGGCTCAGATGTGGGCTGCGAAAGGAGAGGCGGAGACTATTCGTCGGGCTCAAAAAGAGGTGCGGGAAAAACGACACGCTGCTCATGAAAAACCAACAGTTCAGTTCACTGATAACCAAATAATGACAGGAGAAAGACCGATTCAAAGCGGAGCTCGAAAGACTTCAACAAGCTGTAGCTGAAAAAGAGGCACAGGTtaaggaaaaggagatCCAATCCAAGAGGATGATAGAGACTGTACGACATCAAGCCATCTTTACTGTACGtcctttctctcttctctctctctctcgTACATACCAGTTAATGAACGCTGGTTGAAACAGAATCACGCAATCCAAGCCTCAGCTGTCAAGCCTCGCCCACAGGCTTCTCAACGGGCATCAACTTCTTCACAATTCCCCCGACACCTTCCAACCCCTGCTCGTGGTAACTCTACCGGTCtaggaggaggaggaggagtgGGGGGATCTCATGTTAATGCCACACCCTTACGAGGTGCCGGTCTCGGGATGGGTCCTGCCGGGTTTGGAGCTGATCCTGACGTTACGCCACTTGCGAGGGGAGCGCGCGAAGGTCATAATCGACGACCGTTGCTAGGTCAAACTCCTGGTCGCCCGTCGTCGGGTACTCAAGGATATGCAACGTTTTATAATGCGTTTGCAGCGACTCCAAAGCTTGTTACCTCGGTGGAGGGGTCAAGAAAAAAGTTGAAAACATCGCATGAAACTGACGAACGAGACCGAGAACGAGAACGGTCAAGTCCACAACAACAGCCTTCGCCTTCGCGCTCTCAGCCTTCCCAAGTTCTTCCGACAAGGTCACAGTTATTACGTGATGGTCATATTTCTCCAACCAAATCTCCTACAGGATCACCGAGCAAGCCTGGAGCCCGTGGATCGCCGGCAAGGCATCTTCGAATGGGTGGTaaggggaaagagagggcgcgagaaggaagagagagtTCGCCATGGAGGTCTTCACCGTCAAGAGTGTCGAGGAGGGGGAGTTCGCCGACAGCATCGACaatggagatggatgatgaagaacaggatgtggattgggaagggaatggagaaagggaagaaaCTGATCAGCGTGGTGAAGTATGTGCCTTCTCTTTTTCACTTATATGACAGTTGGAAAAATTGCTGACTTTTGCTTGCTTGGTGTAGCTTCTCTACCAGTTATTCAATCACACCCCACTTTCATCATACCAACCATGTCTTCTCTCGTA includes the following:
- a CDS encoding Hypothetical protein (Similar to TIGR gene model, INSD accession AAW44394.1; CNF04440); the protein is MSDLYDDDDDFFDNPETLNLLVQVEERALQASQAQPKASQLPLRHNTVATDNYSNGKPKQLGTRRTLPQPQNATSNTRSQWKPPIPAGVGAGAGGSKSGHGEDEPPPIDIVMDGTGRYDLANPAGSAEEAVVTDNRRSKSLALGARLGLGHGRSGSTSSIGTAPRGSQGQDGRSAASDERRRAITQALSGGDGGKVLSRSNSTSSITASRPSHAPAAPGQTSALPPPHRGSHAFNPTRQLSRSASVGSHAGSQVFGGGVSNRPSPLQGNVRLLPIPSGGGSQGSQNQGYGNNQAEELKKERERRVALEMELARLRAGAGAAANPIPSASVSTNANASNGPKVTVGPEAVHLEKKIKELQAQMWAAKGEAETIRRAQKEVREKRHAAHEKPTVQFTDNQIMTGERPIQSGARKTSTSFNERWLKQNHAIQASAVKPRPQASQRASTSSQFPRHLPTPARGNSTGLGGGGGVGGSHVNATPLRGAGLGMGPAGFGADPDVTPLARGAREGHNRRPLLGQTPGRPSSGTQGYATFYNAFAATPKLVTSVEGSRKKLKTSHETDERDRERERSSPQQQPSPSRSQPSQVLPTRSQLLRDGHISPTKSPTGSPSKPGARGSPARHLRMGGKGKERAREGRESSPWRSSPSRVSRRGSSPTASTMEMDDEEQDVDWEGNGEREETDQRGELFNHTPLSSYQPCLLSYTTEPSLYRILTYHPPIQPSLNHLHMAEAPRSDLPQDQSHRPGPKWGQKYTMQCYELLKTCGTGEMDDFAVLAQGVVRCLGGMLEALISAILSDWEKQGEDEDTKDISYYEITALSNLYDLLSSLAHLFPLIITYISEISVIIPATQRLVVELFSKEGKLEEMDARLKAERKRERRGGRQEKMKTDEAEGEGKKNEDENEEEEEQESEEAKMEGRVFGAWGVELGDGIAGLCEAVCWYGDGPGIWQGSELVDIVLGLTSPPLDKHTVRRGLEVFFAAAIHGNQFASLMSPTENIPGLAQQPPLIERLSRYLISPHPNASSEELLTFASSCCAIQMLRMKLMIVKGMCMMAVSNTDAVVLMGSRTILVPALVLVLQEESSKIWGIHAYSAPVEDALALLHPSLSLLHQLVFPFPPFDSSSPSATLSSGSAANPNPTPQRYRLRSSQIDSDAPIGIDLVQVLQQTSQIKEFNGLQHMFVSAMGCMAYGIFGEGIGSEEGVGEADLRAIQVLSGDLLENVVEGPEGDVIYELYVPNEGAPPGGTEGDGDKVQVDEDVYQEMDVDEG